A region from the uncultured Holophaga sp. genome encodes:
- a CDS encoding sigma 54-interacting transcriptional regulator, protein MDHPAPLRSPVEASWQRCRMAGLDPENGTFLTGLEDSEILDLISHKGELIRHARPFMVQLQRFLTGTGFVALLFDEFGQLLETVGDAQMLKGIPHFARGVSWGETRIGTNAVSCVISGGEASQIHSGEHYHRLLKDWSTSAAPILTEGGTLMGILCVAGPASGAHLHTLGMVVASAKAIERELMTRLKHNELLLLDSHFSSILLTVSDGVVVLDVEGIVLQINPVAERLLGATNREVMGTRSEELVQESAPLHGLLGRGVEFSDRELEFRWGRGRFNCLASGRPIRDEAATIIGAVLFFNPINRIRSLVNRFSGAEATFRFEDILGEAQVLRKAIRLGHLAAQNSSNVLLTGDSGTGKEMFAQAIHNRSRRAGGPFIAVNCGAIPRELIASELFGFQEGSFTGAHKGGRPGKFELASGGTLFLDEIGDMPIEQQVALLRVLQDRTITRIGGESSLAVDVRIICATNKELRLAIQKGSLREDLYYRLNVSPIHLPALKEHLEDLPLLVRAFLHKHALPGPGRAHVVEPEVLRALQAYPWPGNVRELQNAVERMAHAAGGWHITLEHLPEEFLPGRHQEPQRPPLLTPPGARSQIPSLREQLEQQEHQELTDALLQNRGCLSHAALTLGISRNTLYRRMKKHGVDLKA, encoded by the coding sequence ATGGACCACCCCGCCCCTCTCCGATCCCCCGTGGAGGCCTCCTGGCAACGCTGCCGCATGGCGGGACTGGACCCGGAAAATGGCACCTTCCTCACCGGATTGGAGGACAGCGAGATCCTGGATCTGATCAGCCACAAAGGCGAGCTGATCCGCCATGCCCGGCCCTTCATGGTCCAGCTCCAGCGTTTCCTGACCGGCACGGGCTTTGTGGCCCTGCTCTTCGACGAGTTCGGGCAGCTCCTGGAGACCGTGGGAGACGCCCAGATGCTGAAGGGCATTCCCCACTTCGCCCGCGGCGTCTCCTGGGGGGAGACCCGGATCGGCACCAACGCCGTGAGCTGCGTCATCAGCGGGGGAGAGGCCTCCCAGATCCACTCCGGCGAACACTACCACAGGCTGCTCAAGGACTGGAGCACCTCTGCCGCCCCCATCCTCACGGAGGGCGGCACCCTCATGGGCATCCTCTGCGTGGCGGGACCAGCCTCGGGAGCTCACCTCCACACCCTGGGCATGGTGGTGGCCTCCGCCAAGGCTATCGAGCGGGAGCTGATGACCCGGCTCAAGCACAACGAGTTGCTCCTGTTGGACAGCCACTTCTCCAGCATCCTCCTCACCGTCTCCGATGGGGTGGTGGTCCTGGATGTGGAGGGCATCGTCCTCCAGATCAATCCCGTGGCCGAGCGGCTCCTGGGCGCCACCAACCGGGAGGTGATGGGCACCCGATCCGAGGAGCTCGTCCAGGAGAGTGCCCCCCTCCACGGACTCCTGGGTCGGGGGGTCGAGTTCAGCGACCGGGAGCTGGAGTTCCGCTGGGGGCGGGGTCGCTTCAACTGCCTGGCCAGCGGTCGCCCCATCCGGGATGAAGCAGCCACCATCATCGGAGCCGTGCTCTTCTTCAATCCCATCAACCGGATCCGCAGCCTGGTGAACCGCTTCAGTGGAGCCGAGGCCACCTTCCGCTTCGAGGACATCCTGGGAGAAGCCCAGGTCCTCCGGAAGGCCATCCGACTGGGGCATCTGGCCGCCCAGAACAGCAGCAATGTGCTCCTCACCGGGGACAGCGGCACCGGCAAGGAGATGTTCGCCCAGGCCATCCACAACCGCTCACGGCGAGCGGGCGGGCCCTTCATCGCCGTGAACTGCGGGGCCATCCCCCGGGAGCTCATCGCCAGCGAGCTCTTCGGCTTCCAGGAGGGATCCTTCACCGGTGCCCACAAGGGCGGACGCCCTGGCAAGTTCGAATTGGCCAGCGGCGGTACCCTCTTCCTGGACGAAATCGGGGACATGCCCATCGAGCAGCAGGTGGCCCTCCTGCGGGTCCTCCAGGACCGGACCATCACCCGCATCGGCGGAGAAAGCTCCCTGGCGGTGGATGTCCGGATCATCTGCGCCACCAACAAGGAGCTCCGCCTGGCCATCCAGAAGGGCTCCCTGCGGGAGGATCTCTACTATCGGCTCAATGTCTCGCCCATCCACCTGCCTGCCCTGAAAGAGCATTTGGAGGACCTCCCCCTCCTGGTGCGCGCCTTTCTCCACAAGCATGCCCTCCCGGGACCCGGCCGCGCCCATGTCGTGGAACCGGAAGTGCTGCGGGCACTCCAGGCCTACCCCTGGCCGGGCAATGTGCGGGAACTCCAGAACGCCGTGGAGCGCATGGCCCATGCGGCTGGCGGCTGGCACATCACCCTGGAGCACCTCCCTGAGGAGTTCCTCCCCGGCCGACACCAAGAACCCCAACGCCCGCCCCTCCTCACCCCGCCCGGAGCGCGAAGCCAAATCCCCAGCCTCCGGGAACAGCTCGAACAACAGGAACACCAGGAACTCACCGACGCCCTCCTGCAGAATCGAGGCTGCCTGAGCCACGCCGCCCTCACTTTGGGGATCAGCCGCAACACCCTCTACCGGCGGATGAAGAAGCACGGAGTGGATCTAAAGGCGTAA
- a CDS encoding type VI secretion system Vgr family protein → MDLSLDTLSDLFQLFFRQASRLIRLHLPSDSGFTAGMLLPHRLRGREGVNEDFRFELELMADSAHHPLESLQGLPIMVTVLTASGRQRELCGVVTEVRSEGSDGGAAYYRIILEPATVALRHTRCSRLLFGQSDLDAVLLLLNEELQANPVIAQCFHIENRCRSSYPVREMISLVNESKWDAIRRLLARSGISYTYISSDKSSPASPQHTLVLFDNPAQLESCACGAVPFHRVAGFETRDAISSWHARRTLQPGRVSRRSWTGNTWSLRSPEEPGVQGQGSYGQGLASTLEDYRYEGGQEHTQDEDLATQAAGVASRAREQRALSYLGGGSVRDFQAGQRFTLTGHPLHPAQDFVLLSVELEARNNLPLGLQELLKLVSAEGPVYRNTFTCIPASSPVVPEALLAPDPGLLTGTVVGPERSEIHTEEGGRIKVQLHFARPQDHDGAGASGTEADSVWLRVLQFGSSRGVGSHFIPRVGDEVLVGPLNQDPDHLVVMGILPGGIRQPGRFSEVSSLPADCALSGYRSQEHGGYQGNQLLFDDTPRELRTQLASDHARSELNLGWITAPRQGGQASPRGQGFELRTDEFGALRAGRGLLISSEAQMEARGDLLEVRGMAGQLGSALSMAESLSSICEQAEVEPLGANPALRQAQDHLANTLRTPRQGGTREISVFRQPILALSSPSDILSATPANQILSAGENLHATVGEDANWAVGGRFVMAVKELISLFASKAGILMTAAKGAIRIEAQNGPISILGDQEVKVVSNSKGVHVDAKEEIVLTAGGCMIQLKGGVCKIVAPTAIEMHTATLRKLDSSTAEAELMKAPAPKGLYDEQFVLRDNHTNEPLAHAAYRVKLSDGQEIAGYTDAEGRTQRIHTGVGPKDLQFFLD, encoded by the coding sequence ATGGACCTCTCCCTCGACACCCTCTCGGACCTCTTCCAGCTTTTCTTCCGCCAGGCCTCGCGCCTGATCAGGCTCCACCTGCCTTCCGACAGCGGCTTCACTGCGGGCATGCTCCTGCCCCACCGCCTCCGGGGCCGGGAGGGGGTCAACGAGGACTTCCGCTTCGAGCTCGAGCTCATGGCCGACAGCGCCCACCACCCCCTGGAGAGCCTCCAGGGCCTTCCCATCATGGTCACGGTCCTCACCGCTTCGGGGCGCCAGCGCGAGCTCTGCGGTGTGGTCACCGAAGTCCGCAGCGAGGGCTCCGACGGCGGGGCCGCTTACTATCGAATCATCCTTGAACCCGCCACCGTCGCCCTCCGCCACACCCGCTGCTCCCGCCTCCTCTTCGGCCAGAGCGACCTGGACGCCGTCCTGCTCCTCCTCAACGAGGAACTCCAGGCCAACCCCGTCATCGCCCAGTGCTTCCACATCGAGAACCGCTGCCGCAGCAGCTACCCGGTGCGGGAGATGATCAGCCTGGTCAACGAGTCCAAGTGGGACGCCATCCGGCGCCTCCTGGCCCGCTCGGGCATCTCCTACACCTATATCTCCTCGGATAAGAGCAGCCCCGCCTCCCCCCAGCACACCCTGGTCCTCTTCGATAACCCCGCCCAGCTGGAGAGCTGCGCGTGCGGGGCCGTGCCCTTCCACCGCGTGGCGGGCTTCGAGACCCGGGACGCCATCTCGAGCTGGCACGCCCGGCGCACCCTCCAGCCCGGCCGCGTCAGCCGCCGCAGCTGGACCGGCAACACCTGGAGCCTCCGGAGTCCCGAGGAGCCCGGGGTCCAGGGTCAGGGCAGCTATGGCCAGGGCCTGGCCTCCACCCTGGAGGACTACCGCTACGAGGGGGGCCAGGAGCACACCCAGGACGAGGATCTCGCCACCCAGGCCGCCGGGGTGGCCTCCAGGGCCAGGGAGCAGCGGGCCCTCAGCTACCTGGGGGGCGGCAGCGTCCGGGACTTCCAGGCGGGCCAGCGGTTCACCCTCACGGGGCACCCCCTCCACCCCGCCCAGGACTTCGTCCTCCTCTCGGTGGAACTGGAGGCCCGCAACAACCTGCCCCTGGGCCTCCAGGAGCTGCTGAAGCTGGTTTCGGCAGAAGGCCCCGTCTACCGCAACACCTTCACCTGCATCCCCGCCAGCAGCCCCGTGGTCCCCGAGGCGTTGCTCGCCCCCGATCCAGGACTCCTGACGGGCACCGTGGTGGGCCCCGAGCGCAGTGAGATCCACACCGAGGAGGGGGGCCGTATCAAGGTCCAGCTCCACTTCGCCCGGCCCCAGGACCACGACGGGGCCGGGGCCTCGGGCACCGAGGCCGACAGCGTCTGGCTGCGGGTGCTGCAGTTCGGCTCCTCCCGGGGTGTGGGCAGCCACTTCATCCCCCGGGTGGGGGACGAGGTCCTCGTCGGCCCCCTGAACCAGGACCCGGATCACCTGGTGGTGATGGGCATCCTGCCCGGGGGGATCCGCCAGCCCGGGCGCTTCAGCGAGGTCTCCAGCCTGCCTGCGGACTGCGCGCTCTCCGGGTATCGCAGCCAGGAGCACGGGGGCTACCAGGGCAACCAGCTCCTCTTTGACGACACGCCCAGGGAGCTGCGCACCCAGTTGGCCAGCGACCACGCCAGAAGCGAGCTCAATCTGGGCTGGATCACCGCCCCCCGGCAGGGCGGCCAGGCCAGTCCCCGGGGGCAGGGCTTCGAGCTGCGAACGGATGAGTTCGGAGCTCTGAGGGCCGGTCGAGGCCTGTTGATCTCTTCCGAGGCACAGATGGAAGCCCGTGGAGACCTACTGGAGGTTCGCGGCATGGCGGGCCAGCTGGGCTCGGCTCTATCGATGGCGGAATCCCTCTCCTCAATCTGTGAACAGGCCGAGGTTGAGCCCTTGGGAGCCAATCCGGCCCTCAGGCAGGCCCAAGACCACTTAGCGAACACCCTCCGGACACCTCGCCAGGGGGGAACCCGCGAAATTTCAGTCTTCCGACAGCCGATCCTGGCCCTATCCAGTCCATCCGACATCCTCAGCGCCACCCCAGCCAACCAGATCCTTTCCGCAGGGGAGAACCTTCACGCCACCGTCGGCGAGGATGCCAACTGGGCTGTCGGCGGGAGGTTCGTGATGGCCGTCAAGGAACTGATCTCCTTATTCGCCTCCAAGGCCGGAATCCTGATGACCGCCGCCAAGGGGGCCATCCGCATCGAGGCCCAGAACGGCCCCATCAGCATCCTGGGGGATCAGGAGGTCAAGGTCGTCTCCAACTCCAAGGGCGTCCACGTGGACGCCAAGGAGGAGATCGTCCTTACCGCTGGAGGCTGCATGATCCAGTTGAAGGGGGGCGTCTGCAAGATCGTGGCTCCGACGGCCATTGAGATGCATACCGCCACCCTCAGGAAGCTTGATAGCTCAACGGCAGAGGCAGAGCTCATGAAGGCACCTGCGCCCAAGGGCCTCTACGACGAGCAGTTCGTCCTGCGGGACAACCACACGAACGAGCCCCTCGCCCATGCAGCCTATCGCGTGAAGCTCTCCGATGGTCAGGAGATTGCCGGGTACACCGACGCAGAAGGCCGCACCCAGCGCATCCACACGGGCGTTGGCCCCAAAGACCTCCAGTTTTTCCTGGATTAG
- a CDS encoding SUMF1/EgtB/PvdO family nonheme iron enzyme produces the protein MNNALRAASLLLLAGATLLAQEAEYPPPIGKRLNGGIVPHVERVEHPVDAKTLRQPPELAESIRRMQKGTLAQRIAALKEKTLRDLVHMKGGRFWMGDFGQWHSEEGLPYSSDTDNKPPFEVELDGFSIGKYKVTYAEFDVFTDATGKPRIASSGDDLDTEAHRPAFPAGVSWQQAKDYCAWLAKLTGLPFNLPTEAQWEYAARSGGQYIVFGTDNGCLDEGRNFPTYRQERVLHDGMFTGMYPVGMFPPTPMGLYDLAKNGFEWLEDWYGPYPAPPGVCRNPRGPATGTAKAVRGYSNAESHGAMTFDRRRLKPVNQPWVLVDKVMPPLYIGEGFRIAVDLPQQPVRP, from the coding sequence ATGAACAACGCCTTACGCGCTGCCTCCCTCCTGCTGCTGGCAGGCGCTACCCTCCTCGCCCAGGAAGCCGAATACCCGCCCCCTATCGGAAAGCGGCTCAACGGAGGCATCGTCCCCCACGTGGAAAGGGTCGAACACCCAGTGGATGCCAAGACCCTACGCCAGCCGCCGGAGCTGGCGGAGTCCATCCGCAGGATGCAGAAGGGCACCCTGGCCCAGCGGATTGCAGCCCTCAAGGAGAAGACCCTGCGTGACCTGGTCCATATGAAGGGCGGGCGCTTCTGGATGGGGGACTTCGGGCAATGGCACTCCGAGGAAGGGCTGCCCTACTCCTCCGACACCGACAACAAGCCCCCCTTTGAGGTGGAACTGGATGGGTTCTCTATCGGGAAATATAAGGTGACCTATGCCGAGTTTGATGTGTTCACGGATGCGACGGGGAAGCCAAGGATTGCCTCAAGTGGCGACGATCTCGATACTGAAGCACATCGGCCTGCGTTCCCCGCTGGCGTGAGTTGGCAGCAGGCCAAGGACTACTGCGCCTGGTTGGCAAAGCTGACTGGGCTTCCCTTCAATCTGCCTACAGAGGCCCAGTGGGAATACGCCGCGCGGTCGGGCGGGCAGTACATCGTCTTTGGGACGGACAACGGCTGTCTCGATGAAGGTCGGAATTTCCCGACTTACCGTCAAGAAAGAGTGCTGCACGATGGGATGTTCACAGGCATGTATCCCGTAGGCATGTTTCCGCCCACTCCGATGGGGCTCTACGACTTGGCCAAAAATGGATTCGAGTGGCTGGAGGATTGGTATGGCCCCTATCCCGCACCCCCCGGGGTATGCCGCAATCCGCGCGGGCCGGCCACCGGCACCGCCAAGGCTGTTCGCGGGTATTCGAACGCTGAAAGCCATGGAGCCATGACCTTTGACCGCCGCAGACTGAAACCCGTGAATCAGCCTTGGGTGCTGGTGGATAAAGTCATGCCGCCGCTTTATATTGGCGAGGGGTTCCGGATCGCAGTGGATTTACCCCAGCAGCCGGTACGCCCTTAA
- a CDS encoding flagellar biosynthetic protein FliO — translation MLRRILIGLGMLVGLGLWAEPPAPPPSPAQQELQQKFTLDDGKPTQGRTVSEAPSGWRALGSTILVLALIGGGLWAFRKWGAKRIPGNGGTRLQVEETLALGERRHVSILRADDEHFLIALTPQGITLISRLDGVTQGASFQQSLQEGMPMEAPLSIRELEAQLKGGKR, via the coding sequence GTGCTGCGCCGCATCTTGATCGGTCTCGGAATGCTAGTGGGCTTGGGGCTCTGGGCGGAACCGCCCGCGCCGCCCCCCTCACCAGCCCAGCAGGAGCTGCAGCAGAAGTTCACGCTGGATGACGGGAAACCGACGCAGGGGCGCACCGTCTCAGAAGCCCCTTCGGGGTGGCGGGCGCTGGGCTCCACCATTCTGGTGCTTGCCCTTATCGGAGGGGGCCTCTGGGCCTTCCGGAAGTGGGGAGCCAAGCGCATTCCCGGCAACGGGGGAACCCGCCTCCAGGTGGAGGAGACCCTGGCCCTGGGGGAGCGGCGCCATGTCTCGATCCTGCGGGCCGATGACGAACACTTCCTCATCGCCCTGACCCCCCAGGGCATCACCCTGATCTCGCGGCTGGACGGGGTCACCCAGGGGGCCTCCTTCCAGCAGAGCCTCCAGGAGGGCATGCCCATGGAGGCCCCTCTATCGATCCGGGAACTGGAGGCGCAACTCAAGGGGGGCAAGCGATGA
- the fliP gene encoding flagellar type III secretion system pore protein FliP (The bacterial flagellar biogenesis protein FliP forms a type III secretion system (T3SS)-type pore required for flagellar assembly.), producing MKRLLRFLPILLLLCLAGASLHAQQTALPTVTVDFGKTPQGPALSSTLQVVLVLTVLTLAPTILMTTTCFTRILVVLHFLRQGLGTQTAPSNQVLLSLSLVMTFFVMAPVGREINTTVLQPLNRNELTVDQAMDRTAAPLKVFMLKHTRKKDLSLFLQIAKAPAPQTKADVPLEVLVPAFLISELKTAFEIGFMIFLPFLIVDMVVASILLSMGMMMLPPVMISLPFKVLLFVLVDGWYLIVGSLVRGYTG from the coding sequence ATGAAGCGCCTGCTCCGCTTCCTTCCCATCCTGCTGCTCCTGTGCCTGGCAGGTGCCTCCCTCCACGCCCAGCAGACGGCCTTGCCCACGGTCACGGTGGACTTCGGCAAGACCCCCCAGGGGCCGGCCCTCAGCTCCACACTCCAGGTCGTACTGGTGCTGACGGTCCTCACTCTGGCCCCCACCATCCTCATGACCACCACCTGCTTCACCCGCATCCTGGTGGTCCTCCACTTCCTCAGGCAGGGCCTGGGCACCCAGACCGCCCCCTCCAACCAGGTGCTCCTCAGCCTCTCCCTGGTCATGACTTTCTTCGTCATGGCCCCCGTGGGGCGGGAGATCAACACCACGGTGCTCCAGCCCCTCAACCGCAATGAGCTGACAGTGGATCAGGCCATGGACAGGACGGCCGCACCGCTGAAGGTCTTCATGCTCAAGCACACCCGTAAGAAGGATCTCTCGCTCTTCCTCCAGATCGCCAAGGCTCCGGCCCCCCAGACCAAGGCCGACGTGCCTCTGGAGGTCCTGGTCCCGGCCTTCCTCATCAGTGAGCTGAAGACCGCCTTCGAGATCGGTTTCATGATCTTCCTCCCCTTCCTGATCGTCGACATGGTCGTGGCCTCCATCCTGCTGAGCATGGGCATGATGATGCTCCCGCCGGTGATGATCTCCCTGCCCTTCAAAGTTCTGCTCTTCGTGCTGGTGGACGGATGGTATCTCATCGTCGGCTCACTGGTCAGGGGGTACACCGGATGA
- a CDS encoding flagellar biosynthetic protein FliQ — MNELIIVQIAREAVKTAIYVAGPALIVSMAVGLAISIFQVVTSLQDATVAFVPKVLAVMLVVVISFPWMMRVMVQFTTHMFTDFNTVVRSLP; from the coding sequence ATGAACGAGCTCATCATCGTCCAGATCGCCCGGGAGGCGGTGAAGACCGCCATCTACGTCGCCGGCCCGGCCCTCATCGTCTCCATGGCCGTGGGTCTCGCCATCTCCATCTTCCAGGTGGTCACCAGCCTCCAGGACGCCACCGTGGCCTTCGTGCCCAAGGTGCTGGCCGTCATGCTCGTGGTGGTGATCAGCTTCCCCTGGATGATGCGGGTGATGGTCCAGTTCACCACCCACATGTTCACGGACTTCAACACGGTCGTGAGAAGCCTCCCCTGA